The Chlorocebus sabaeus isolate Y175 chromosome 9, mChlSab1.0.hap1, whole genome shotgun sequence genome includes a window with the following:
- the LOC119618811 gene encoding heterogeneous nuclear ribonucleoprotein A1-like, giving the protein MLMDCVVMRDPNTKRSRGFEFVTYATVEEMDAAINARPHKVDGRVVEPKRAVSREDSQRPGAHLAVKKIFVGGLKEDTEEHHLRDNFEQYGKIEVIEIMTDRGSGKKRGFAFVTFDDHDSMDKIVIQKYHTVNGHNCEVRKALSKQEMASASSSQRGRSGSGNFGGGHGGGFGGNDNFGRGGNFSGRGGFGGSRGGGGYGGSGDGYNGFGNDGSNFGGGESYNDFGNYNSQS; this is encoded by the coding sequence ATGCTCATGGACTGTGTGGTAATGAGAGATCCAAACACCAAGCGCTCCAGGGGCTTTGAGTTTGTCACATATGCCACTGTGGAGGAGATGGATGCAGCCATAAATGCAAGGCCACACAAGGTAGATGGAAGAGTTGTGGAACCAAAGAGAGCTGTCTCAAGAGAAGATTCTCAAAGACCAGGTGCCCACTTAGCtgtgaaaaagatatttgttggtGGCCTTAAAGAAGATACTGAAGAACATCACCTAAGAGATAATTTTGAACAGTATGGAAAAATTGAAGTGATTGAAATCATGACTGACCGAGGCAGTGGCAAGAAAAGGGGCTTTGCCTTTGTAACCTTTGACGACCATGACTCTATGGATAAGATTGTCATTCAGAAATACCATACTGTGAATGGCCACAACTGTGAAGTTAGGAAAGCCCTGTCAAAGCAAGAGATGGCTAGTGCTTCATCCAGCCAAAGAGGTCGAAGTGGTTCTGGAAACTTTGGTGGtggtcatggaggtggtttcGGTGGGAATGACAACTTTGGTCGTGGAGGAAACTTCAGTGGTCGTGGTGGCTTTGGTGGCAGCCGTGGTGGTGGTGGAtatggtggcagtggggatggctataatggatttggtaatgatggaagcaattttggaggtGGTGAAAGCTACAATGATTTTGGCAATTACAACAGTCAGTCTTGA